The following are encoded in a window of Chlorocebus sabaeus isolate Y175 chromosome 10, mChlSab1.0.hap1, whole genome shotgun sequence genomic DNA:
- the METTL21A gene encoding protein N-lysine methyltransferase METTL21A isoform X2, giving the protein MALVPYEETTELGLQKFHKPLATFSFANHTIQIRQDWRHLGVAAVVWDAAIVLSTYLEMGAVELRGRSAVELGAGTGLVGIVAALLGAHVTITDRKVALEFLKSNVQANLPPHIQPKTVVKELTWGQNLGSFSPGEFDLILGADIIYLEETFTDLLQTLEHLCSNHSVILLACRIRYERDNNFLAMLERQFTVRKVHYDPEKDVHIYEAQKRNQKEDL; this is encoded by the exons ATGGCCCTGGTGCCCTATGAGGAGACCACGGAATTGGGGCTGCAGAAATTCCACAAGCCTCTTGCAACCTTTTCCTTTGCAAACCACACGATCCAGATCCGGCAGGACTGGAGACACCTGGGAGTCGCAGCGGTGGTTTGGGATGCG GCCATCGTTCTTTCCACGTATCTGGAGATGGGAGCTGTGGAGCTCAGGGGCCGCTCTGCCGTGGAGCTGGGTGCTGGCACGGGGCTGGTGGGCATAGTGGCTGCCTTGCTGG GTGCTCATGTGACTATCACGGATCGAAAAGTAGCATTAGAATTTCTTAAATCAAACGTTCAAGCCAACTTACCTCCTCATATCCAACCCAAAACTGTTGTTAAGGAGCTGACTTGGGGACAGAATTTGGGGAGTTTTTCTCCTGGAGAATTTGACCTGATACTTGGAGCTGATATCATATATTTAGAAGAAACATTCACAGATCTTCTTCAAACACTGGAACATCTCTGTAGCAATCACTCCGTGATTCTTTTAGCATGCCGAATTCGCTATGAACGGGATAACAACTTCTTAGCAATGCTGGAGAGGCAATTTACTGTGAGAAAGGTTCACTATGATCCTGAAAAAGATGTACATATTTACGAAGCACAGAAGAGAAACCAGAAGGAGGACTTATAA
- the METTL21A gene encoding protein N-lysine methyltransferase METTL21A isoform X1: MPQLRGPRAGRAHWSAWERGLSRGQGAGGMALVPYEETTELGLQKFHKPLATFSFANHTIQIRQDWRHLGVAAVVWDAAIVLSTYLEMGAVELRGRSAVELGAGTGLVGIVAALLGAHVTITDRKVALEFLKSNVQANLPPHIQPKTVVKELTWGQNLGSFSPGEFDLILGADIIYLEETFTDLLQTLEHLCSNHSVILLACRIRYERDNNFLAMLERQFTVRKVHYDPEKDVHIYEAQKRNQKEDL; this comes from the exons ATGCCGCAGCTCCGGGGCCCGCGGGCAGGAAGGGCGCACTGGTCGGCCTGGGAGAGGG GTCTGAGCAGAGGGCAGGGTGCAGGCGGAATGGCCCTGGTGCCCTATGAGGAGACCACGGAATTGGGGCTGCAGAAATTCCACAAGCCTCTTGCAACCTTTTCCTTTGCAAACCACACGATCCAGATCCGGCAGGACTGGAGACACCTGGGAGTCGCAGCGGTGGTTTGGGATGCG GCCATCGTTCTTTCCACGTATCTGGAGATGGGAGCTGTGGAGCTCAGGGGCCGCTCTGCCGTGGAGCTGGGTGCTGGCACGGGGCTGGTGGGCATAGTGGCTGCCTTGCTGG GTGCTCATGTGACTATCACGGATCGAAAAGTAGCATTAGAATTTCTTAAATCAAACGTTCAAGCCAACTTACCTCCTCATATCCAACCCAAAACTGTTGTTAAGGAGCTGACTTGGGGACAGAATTTGGGGAGTTTTTCTCCTGGAGAATTTGACCTGATACTTGGAGCTGATATCATATATTTAGAAGAAACATTCACAGATCTTCTTCAAACACTGGAACATCTCTGTAGCAATCACTCCGTGATTCTTTTAGCATGCCGAATTCGCTATGAACGGGATAACAACTTCTTAGCAATGCTGGAGAGGCAATTTACTGTGAGAAAGGTTCACTATGATCCTGAAAAAGATGTACATATTTACGAAGCACAGAAGAGAAACCAGAAGGAGGACTTATAA
- the METTL21A gene encoding protein N-lysine methyltransferase METTL21A isoform X7 produces the protein MALVPYEETTELGLQKFHKPLATFSFANHTIQIRQDWRHLGVAAVVWDAAIVLSTYLEMGAVELRGRSAVELGAGTGLVGIVAALLGGGI, from the exons ATGGCCCTGGTGCCCTATGAGGAGACCACGGAATTGGGGCTGCAGAAATTCCACAAGCCTCTTGCAACCTTTTCCTTTGCAAACCACACGATCCAGATCCGGCAGGACTGGAGACACCTGGGAGTCGCAGCGGTGGTTTGGGATGCG GCCATCGTTCTTTCCACGTATCTGGAGATGGGAGCTGTGGAGCTCAGGGGCCGCTCTGCCGTGGAGCTGGGTGCTGGCACGGGGCTGGTGGGCATAGTGGCTGCCTTGCTGG
- the METTL21A gene encoding protein N-lysine methyltransferase METTL21A isoform X5, translating into MPQLRGPRAGRAHWSAWERGLSRGQGAGGMALVPYEETTELGLQKFHKPLATFSFANHTIQIRQDWRHLGVAAVVWDAAIVLSTYLEMGAVELRGRSAVELGAGTGLVGIVAALLGGGI; encoded by the exons ATGCCGCAGCTCCGGGGCCCGCGGGCAGGAAGGGCGCACTGGTCGGCCTGGGAGAGGG GTCTGAGCAGAGGGCAGGGTGCAGGCGGAATGGCCCTGGTGCCCTATGAGGAGACCACGGAATTGGGGCTGCAGAAATTCCACAAGCCTCTTGCAACCTTTTCCTTTGCAAACCACACGATCCAGATCCGGCAGGACTGGAGACACCTGGGAGTCGCAGCGGTGGTTTGGGATGCG GCCATCGTTCTTTCCACGTATCTGGAGATGGGAGCTGTGGAGCTCAGGGGCCGCTCTGCCGTGGAGCTGGGTGCTGGCACGGGGCTGGTGGGCATAGTGGCTGCCTTGCTGG